One segment of Myxocyprinus asiaticus isolate MX2 ecotype Aquarium Trade chromosome 41, UBuf_Myxa_2, whole genome shotgun sequence DNA contains the following:
- the LOC127432137 gene encoding eukaryotic translation initiation factor 1A, Y-chromosomal, protein MPKNKGKGGKNRRRGKNENESEKRELVFKEDGQEYAQVIKMLGNGRLEALCFDGVKRLCHIRGKLRKKVWINTSDIILIGLRDYQDNKADVILKYNADEARSLKAYGELPEHAKINETDTFGPGDDDEIQFDDIGDDDEDIDDI, encoded by the exons ATGCCGAAAAACAAAG GTAAAGGAGGAAAGAATCGGCGACGTGGTAAGAACGAAAATGAATCCGAGAAAAGGGAGTTGGTGTTCAAAGAGGATGGACAAG AATATGCTCAGGTCATAAAGATGTTGGGAAATGGGAGATTGGAGGCCTTGTGCTTTGATGGAGTCAAGCGGCTTTGTCACATTCGGGGAAAGCTCCGGAAAAAG GTTTGGATTAACACATCAGACATTATACTCATTGGATTAAGGGATTACCAG GATAATAAAGCAGATGTCATTTTGAAGTATAATGCTGATGAGGCTCGGAGTCTAAAAGCCTATGGAGAGCTTCCAGAGCACG CCAAAATCAACGAGACTGATACCTTCGGGCCTGGTGATGATGATGAGATTCAGTTCGATGACAttggtgatgatgatgaggacATTGATGAT ATCTAA